One genomic segment of Mycolicibacterium neworleansense includes these proteins:
- a CDS encoding tyrosine-type recombinase/integrase, producing MARVQRVIFADQPVTYTVVGADHLPVAPAAEYLRFLREGGASPHTVRGYAAGLARWFTMLEHTGHRWDDFPTTLFGQYLQYLRTGDLPGTPRLGAPETKMVTSSLQPRAAAVLSMYRYHADAGTTEVPYRRLVTQRGSWRRHNRYVGFLDGVGPHRDGEHPIYPVRTPRRSATPVLSPAQVATILDGCSVQRDGDWTGGAAAVRNRLFFAVLAETGMRLGEALSLRHNDFHIGAGATPWIDIVERQDHPHGARVKTGPRRIYVGDDLEALYSEYVWQLVAMNADQVVDDLSNHFVFVNLQRGPRFSPMRQENIYEKVRGLRTAHRSLPPDWSPHWLRHTHATALLLAGVPEHVVMRRLGHADVQTTLSTYGWVTQDAAMRSLAEWKNYVAGWKGLHDGQQ from the coding sequence GTGGCGCGAGTGCAGCGGGTGATCTTTGCCGACCAGCCTGTCACCTACACGGTCGTTGGCGCCGATCATCTGCCGGTGGCCCCGGCTGCGGAGTATCTGAGGTTTCTGCGTGAGGGGGGCGCGTCCCCGCACACGGTGCGTGGCTACGCCGCGGGGTTGGCGCGGTGGTTCACGATGCTCGAGCACACCGGCCATCGCTGGGATGACTTCCCCACCACCCTGTTCGGGCAGTACTTGCAGTATCTGCGGACTGGGGATCTGCCCGGGACACCGCGCCTGGGTGCCCCCGAGACCAAGATGGTGACCAGTTCTTTGCAGCCGCGGGCGGCTGCGGTGTTGTCGATGTATCGCTATCACGCTGATGCCGGCACCACCGAGGTGCCTTATCGGCGTTTGGTCACTCAGCGGGGCAGCTGGCGGCGCCACAACCGCTACGTCGGGTTCCTCGACGGCGTCGGGCCCCACCGCGACGGCGAGCACCCGATCTACCCGGTGCGCACCCCGCGGCGATCGGCTACCCCTGTCTTGTCGCCTGCCCAGGTGGCCACGATCCTCGATGGCTGCTCGGTGCAGCGCGACGGGGACTGGACCGGCGGGGCCGCCGCGGTGCGCAACCGATTGTTTTTCGCAGTACTGGCCGAAACGGGAATGCGTCTGGGCGAGGCCTTATCACTGCGGCACAACGATTTTCATATCGGCGCCGGTGCGACCCCGTGGATCGACATTGTGGAGCGCCAAGATCATCCCCATGGTGCTCGGGTCAAGACCGGGCCGCGGCGGATCTATGTCGGTGATGACCTGGAGGCACTGTATTCAGAGTATGTGTGGCAGTTGGTCGCGATGAACGCCGACCAGGTGGTCGATGATCTGTCGAATCATTTCGTGTTCGTCAATCTGCAACGGGGACCGCGTTTTTCGCCGATGCGCCAGGAGAACATCTACGAGAAGGTGCGCGGGCTGCGCACAGCGCATCGGAGTCTGCCGCCGGATTGGTCACCGCACTGGCTGCGCCACACTCACGCCACCGCGTTGCTGCTGGCGGGGGTGCCTGAGCATGTGGTGATGCGGCGTCTGGGCCACGCCGATGTGCAGACCACTCTGTCCACCTACGGCTGGGTCACCCAGGACGCGGCGATGCGTTCACTGGCCGAGTGGAAAAACTATGTCGCCGGATGGAAAGGACTTCACGATGGCCAGCAATGA
- a CDS encoding ImmA/IrrE family metallo-endopeptidase has product MTTTVDVYGLRVNQARVMRAMTATAVMEALGWKHSRLNRLEKSTTTALPIKDFDRLVAVLRFPAKFFTTAPTSRVHQSDLLFRAPRSITATEREYLAQFAALAGEFLDELNGRTQLPAVKLPILPIDTAVTQAAAAVRASWGLEHDQPIEYLTHEIERSGVVVVVRRLLTSSSRRILGDGDSTGKIDKHLGYSVRVGEFNTRPLIVVRQSNSWERTRWTLAHEVGHLVLHASGSVTEACEEQASQFASELLAPAAVLAKDVSRAPSLAELLPVKAKWGVSLGALIKHLHTSQLLTGARFEALRRQLYTRVNPDTDTTWGRVEPGWNDREVERPRLISKWLEMAFSARSAAMLAPYDLVWPQDLLEDFMAGQRAAPGAAAVRVAAGSGRATVGPGSSAPSTGSNVIPLRQRSRRG; this is encoded by the coding sequence ATGACGACGACCGTGGACGTGTATGGGTTGCGGGTCAACCAGGCCCGGGTCATGCGCGCGATGACTGCCACTGCGGTGATGGAAGCGTTGGGCTGGAAGCATTCTCGGCTGAACCGGTTGGAGAAGTCGACCACGACGGCGTTGCCGATCAAGGATTTCGACCGGCTGGTGGCGGTGTTGCGGTTCCCGGCGAAATTTTTCACCACCGCTCCGACGTCGCGGGTGCACCAGTCGGATCTGTTGTTCCGTGCGCCGCGGTCGATCACGGCGACCGAGCGGGAGTATTTGGCGCAGTTCGCGGCATTGGCTGGGGAGTTTCTCGACGAGCTCAATGGCCGCACTCAGTTACCTGCGGTGAAGTTGCCGATACTTCCGATCGACACCGCAGTGACCCAGGCCGCTGCGGCGGTGCGTGCCAGTTGGGGGTTGGAGCACGATCAGCCGATCGAGTACCTGACGCATGAGATCGAGCGCAGCGGTGTGGTGGTCGTGGTGCGCCGCTTGCTGACCTCCTCGTCACGGCGGATCCTGGGTGACGGGGATTCCACCGGCAAGATCGACAAGCATTTGGGTTATTCGGTGCGTGTCGGGGAGTTCAATACCCGGCCGTTGATCGTTGTGCGGCAATCGAATTCGTGGGAACGGACCCGCTGGACGCTGGCTCATGAGGTGGGTCATCTGGTGTTGCATGCCTCGGGCAGCGTCACCGAGGCCTGCGAGGAGCAGGCGTCGCAGTTCGCCTCGGAGTTGTTGGCGCCGGCGGCGGTGCTGGCCAAGGACGTGTCGCGGGCTCCGTCGCTGGCGGAGTTGTTGCCGGTGAAAGCAAAGTGGGGTGTGTCGCTGGGGGCGTTGATCAAGCATCTGCATACCTCGCAGTTGTTGACTGGGGCGCGGTTTGAGGCGTTGCGCCGCCAGCTCTACACCCGGGTCAATCCGGATACCGATACGACGTGGGGTCGGGTGGAGCCGGGCTGGAATGACCGTGAGGTGGAGCGGCCACGATTGATCAGCAAGTGGCTGGAGATGGCGTTTTCGGCGCGTTCGGCGGCGATGCTGGCCCCCTATGACTTGGTGTGGCCGCAGGATCTGCTGGAGGACTTCATGGCCGGGCAGCGGGCCGCCCCGGGCGCGGCGGCGGTGCGGGTGGCCGCCGGCAGCGGCAGAGCGACGGTCGGACCCGGGTCATCGGCGCCCAGTACGGGCAGCAATGTGATTCCGTTGCGGCAGCGAAGCCGGCGCGGCTAG
- a CDS encoding type II secretion system F family protein, which produces MTVSALALAAALLLWPATPRRTVALRRMDTPGPRRVPVARVVVILGAVLVWLVPVPVALATAVVAGTVAIRRRRRAARRQRQQESAALQAALDVLVGELRTGVHPVTAFGTAAGEVSGPVHAGMSAVAARARLGADVAAGLEDAAAASQLPMHWERLAACWCLAHAYGLSIATLMRTAQRDIVERERFSAHVEAAMAGPRATAAVLAGLPVAGIALGQLIGARPLAFLCGAGVGGWLLVIGVLLACAGLMWSDRITEWALK; this is translated from the coding sequence GTGACGGTGAGCGCACTGGCGTTGGCAGCGGCGCTCCTGCTGTGGCCGGCCACACCCCGACGAACGGTCGCGCTGCGGCGGATGGATACACCGGGCCCGCGCCGGGTGCCTGTTGCACGGGTGGTGGTGATACTCGGCGCCGTTCTGGTCTGGCTGGTGCCGGTGCCAGTCGCGTTGGCCACTGCGGTGGTTGCCGGCACGGTGGCGATCCGGCGCAGGCGTCGCGCTGCCCGGAGGCAGCGGCAACAGGAATCCGCGGCGCTGCAGGCCGCGCTGGACGTGTTGGTCGGTGAGCTGCGCACCGGGGTGCATCCGGTCACCGCCTTCGGCACCGCGGCCGGCGAGGTGTCCGGGCCGGTCCACGCGGGCATGTCCGCGGTCGCCGCGCGGGCGCGCCTGGGTGCCGATGTGGCGGCCGGCTTGGAGGATGCTGCGGCAGCGTCCCAACTGCCGATGCACTGGGAACGGCTCGCCGCGTGTTGGTGCCTGGCCCACGCGTACGGACTGTCGATCGCGACCCTGATGCGCACCGCCCAGCGCGACATCGTTGAGCGCGAACGCTTTTCCGCACATGTCGAAGCGGCGATGGCAGGGCCGCGGGCAACCGCGGCGGTCCTCGCCGGCCTGCCGGTGGCCGGGATAGCGCTGGGCCAATTGATCGGTGCACGGCCGCTGGCGTTCTTGTGCGGCGCCGGCGTGGGCGGGTGGCTGCTGGTGATCGGAGTTCTACTGGCCTGCGCCGGCCTGATGTGGTCTGACCGGATCACCGAATGGGCGCTGAAATGA
- a CDS encoding type II secretion system F family protein produces the protein MSWAAVLLAFALLVGADPARVRTRAAPPPAASVSRSPGRADDPLAAASTFDLFAACLSAGMAVSTAAAAVAPSAPASLAPLLRRAAELLALGADPVRAWAAANTTAAQDKNAEALLRLARRSAASGSALADGVAELAVQTRHDAATSADAVAERASVLVAGPLGLCYLPAFLCLGVIPVVAGLATDVLGSGLL, from the coding sequence ATGAGCTGGGCTGCGGTGCTTCTCGCGTTTGCCCTCCTGGTCGGAGCGGATCCGGCCCGCGTGCGGACCCGCGCTGCGCCCCCGCCGGCGGCGTCGGTAAGCCGCTCACCGGGACGGGCCGACGACCCGCTCGCCGCTGCGTCGACGTTCGACCTGTTCGCTGCTTGTCTGTCCGCCGGGATGGCGGTATCGACGGCGGCTGCCGCCGTCGCCCCGTCGGCTCCCGCGTCGCTGGCGCCGCTGCTCCGCCGTGCGGCTGAACTCCTGGCACTCGGGGCGGATCCGGTGAGAGCCTGGGCGGCGGCCAATACCACTGCAGCCCAGGATAAGAACGCCGAGGCGCTACTGCGACTGGCCCGTCGCTCGGCCGCCTCGGGAAGTGCCCTGGCCGACGGCGTCGCCGAGTTGGCCGTGCAGACCCGGCACGACGCGGCCACCTCGGCCGACGCGGTGGCAGAGCGGGCCTCGGTGCTGGTAGCCGGTCCGCTGGGACTCTGCTACCTGCCGGCGTTTCTCTGCCTGGGCGTCATACCTGTGGTCGCCGGCCTGGCCACTGACGTGCTGGGTTCCGGTTTGTTGTGA
- a CDS encoding DUF4244 domain-containing protein, translating to MGRNMIRRANAKATLLLLDESGMSTVEYAIGTIAAAAFGAILYTVVTGDSIVSALTNIISRALNTNV from the coding sequence ATGGGAAGAAACATGATTCGGCGGGCGAACGCCAAGGCGACGTTGTTGTTGCTCGACGAGTCAGGCATGTCCACCGTCGAGTACGCAATCGGGACCATCGCCGCGGCGGCGTTCGGGGCGATCCTCTACACCGTGGTCACCGGCGATTCGATCGTGAGTGCGCTGACCAACATCATCAGCCGGGCTTTGAACACCAACGTCTAG
- a CDS encoding Rv3654c family TadE-like protein: MAVLALCVGGLSAVGMQVRCIDAAREAARLAARGEGRRVRSCTSVRTAVWWSRGSAPPRYYRGSRYPPRRQRPPNPASGERGSATLLSAAMIAMLIAFAAGGAYLGAAVTARHRAQAAADLAALGAAGAVVSGPDAACRQATQIAARMRSVIADCRVDGLDVVLEVATPVRLGRWGVGPARAVARAGPVDFVA; the protein is encoded by the coding sequence GTGGCCGTCTTGGCGCTGTGCGTCGGTGGCCTCAGCGCGGTGGGCATGCAGGTGCGCTGTATCGACGCGGCCCGGGAAGCCGCGCGCCTGGCGGCTCGCGGCGAGGGCCGCCGGGTGCGGTCGTGCACGTCGGTCAGGACGGCGGTTTGGTGGTCGCGCGGGTCAGCGCCGCCACGGTACTACCGGGGTTCACGGTATCCGCCGAGGCGGCAGCGGCCGCCGAACCCGGCGTCGGGTGAGCGGGGATCGGCCACCCTGCTGTCCGCGGCGATGATCGCGATGCTGATCGCCTTCGCGGCCGGCGGCGCCTACCTGGGTGCTGCGGTAACCGCGCGGCACCGTGCCCAGGCCGCCGCGGATCTCGCCGCGCTGGGCGCTGCCGGGGCCGTGGTGTCCGGCCCGGACGCGGCGTGCCGGCAGGCCACCCAGATCGCGGCCCGGATGCGCTCGGTCATCGCCGACTGCCGCGTCGACGGGCTCGACGTGGTGCTCGAGGTCGCGACACCGGTGCGGCTCGGTCGCTGGGGAGTCGGTCCGGCCCGGGCGGTTGCGCGCGCGGGACCGGTTGACTTCGTGGCCTAG
- a CDS encoding PAS domain-containing protein — MTHDWLLVETLGSEPVVVARGLQTKNLVPISVFLRRNPHLMAIQSAIRETVQAGQGLSSITPKNDRVIRTEVVRMSDGNIHGVHVWIGPADAEPPERPVPGPLVWDLTRGVATDTAESLHNSGMNPETEATHDRTFADDLPARDLNGSEAKVLAMTIKPVVGNTLCTTWDVTDHQGDLITVGFVARVMLEPHEDGSDRLICRAMNWRSEREKPAVRPDNLAQRILDGLAQPGVHRALVGLDDWKLLKWLDEPAPFFDWRHRDGGPARIHPADARHMARMTTDFTDGVTTAVLRMRAEDGGWRPVHMTINRIELDEDTFAGLIALRLPTDDEIAAADLDELD; from the coding sequence ATGACCCACGACTGGCTGCTCGTGGAGACACTGGGTAGCGAGCCTGTTGTGGTCGCACGAGGTCTGCAAACGAAGAACCTCGTCCCGATCAGTGTGTTTCTGCGCCGAAATCCGCACCTGATGGCGATCCAGAGCGCCATCAGGGAAACCGTGCAGGCCGGCCAAGGGCTCAGCAGCATCACCCCCAAGAATGACCGCGTGATCCGCACCGAGGTGGTTCGGATGTCCGACGGAAACATCCACGGAGTGCATGTCTGGATCGGGCCGGCCGATGCCGAGCCGCCGGAACGACCCGTTCCCGGTCCGCTGGTGTGGGACCTGACGAGGGGCGTGGCAACCGATACCGCCGAATCGCTGCACAACAGCGGCATGAACCCGGAGACCGAAGCCACCCACGACCGGACGTTCGCCGATGACCTGCCCGCCAGAGATCTCAACGGCAGTGAGGCCAAAGTGCTGGCCATGACGATCAAGCCCGTGGTGGGCAACACGTTGTGCACCACCTGGGATGTCACCGACCACCAAGGCGACCTCATCACCGTGGGATTCGTGGCCCGGGTCATGCTGGAACCCCACGAGGACGGCTCCGACCGGCTGATCTGCCGGGCGATGAACTGGCGCAGCGAGCGCGAGAAACCCGCGGTGCGCCCCGACAACTTGGCCCAACGCATCCTCGACGGGCTGGCCCAACCCGGCGTGCACCGGGCCCTGGTCGGCCTCGACGACTGGAAACTGCTGAAGTGGCTCGACGAGCCCGCACCGTTCTTCGACTGGCGTCACCGCGACGGCGGGCCGGCCCGCATCCACCCGGCCGACGCCCGGCACATGGCCCGCATGACCACGGATTTCACCGACGGAGTCACCACCGCGGTGCTGCGGATGCGCGCCGAGGACGGCGGCTGGCGCCCGGTGCACATGACGATCAACCGCATCGAACTCGACGAGGACACCTTCGCGGGCCTGATCGCGCTTCGGCTGCCGACCGACGACGAGATCGCCGCCGCCGATCTCGACGAACTCGACTAG
- a CDS encoding DEAD/DEAH box helicase, whose protein sequence is MLDQGSDFGRELLACAVDGTPAGEDPLRHVADIPPRHGKPNEWPQWAHPEVVQALRDRGITAPWSHQLAAAELAHSGRHVVVSTGTASGKSLAYQLPILSALADDPRARVLYLSPTKALGHDQLRTAQNLSETVAALRDVAPAPYDGDSATEVRRFARERSRWIFSNPDMIHLSLLRNHARWAVFLRHLKFIVVDECHYYRGIFGSNVAMVLRRLLRLCERYSPEGSGPTVIFASATTASPAETAAELIGQTVAEVTEDGSPQGARTIALWEPALLDDLTGENGAPVRRSAGAEAARVMADLMTEGARTLTFVRSRRGAELTALGTRARLEDTAPELADKVASYRAGYLSEDRRELENALSDGRLRGLATTNALELGIDIAGLDAVVMAGFPGTVTSFWQQAGRSGRRGQGALIVLIARDDPLDTYLVHHPAALLDKPIERVVIDPTNPHVLGPQLLCAAAELPLTEAEVRLWNAEAVAGTLVDDGLLRKRPGGYFPAPGVDPHPAVDIRGSSGGQIAILEADTGRMLGSTGAGQAPAALHPGAVYLHQGETYLVDSLSFEDGVAFVYAADPGYTTFARELTDISVTGPGERKTFGPVTVGLVPVSVTNTVVGYLRRRMDGEVIDFVELDMPPSTLDTMAVMCTITPEALQDSGIDPLAVPGSLHAAEHASIGLLPLVASCDRGDIGGVSTAVGPVDGLPSIFVYDGYPGGAGFADRGFRRLSTWWGATADAIEACECPQGCPSCVQSPKCGNGNDPLDKTGAVKVLRLVLGALSTSSA, encoded by the coding sequence GCTTGCGCTGTCGATGGCACCCCGGCCGGCGAAGATCCGCTACGCCATGTTGCGGATATACCGCCCCGACACGGCAAACCGAATGAGTGGCCGCAATGGGCCCATCCGGAGGTCGTGCAGGCGTTGCGGGACCGCGGAATCACCGCCCCGTGGTCGCATCAACTCGCCGCCGCCGAGTTGGCCCATTCCGGTCGGCACGTGGTGGTGTCCACCGGCACCGCGTCGGGCAAATCTCTGGCCTATCAGCTGCCGATCCTGTCGGCACTGGCCGACGATCCGCGGGCGCGAGTGCTCTACCTGTCCCCGACGAAGGCGCTCGGACACGACCAGCTGCGCACCGCACAGAATCTGTCCGAGACCGTGGCCGCACTGCGCGACGTCGCGCCCGCACCGTATGACGGCGACAGCGCCACCGAAGTGCGCCGGTTCGCCCGGGAGCGGTCGCGGTGGATTTTCTCCAACCCGGACATGATCCATCTGTCGCTGCTGCGCAACCATGCCCGCTGGGCCGTGTTCCTGCGCCACCTCAAGTTCATCGTCGTCGACGAATGCCATTACTACCGGGGCATTTTCGGTTCGAACGTGGCCATGGTGCTGCGGCGGCTGCTCCGGTTGTGTGAGCGCTACTCTCCTGAAGGTTCGGGGCCGACGGTGATCTTCGCCAGCGCCACCACAGCCTCACCGGCCGAGACCGCCGCCGAACTGATCGGGCAGACGGTCGCCGAGGTGACCGAGGACGGTTCTCCTCAGGGTGCCCGCACGATCGCGCTGTGGGAGCCGGCCCTGCTCGACGACCTCACCGGTGAGAACGGCGCGCCGGTGCGGCGGTCGGCAGGCGCCGAGGCCGCACGGGTGATGGCCGACCTGATGACCGAGGGCGCGCGCACCCTGACGTTCGTCCGCTCCCGGCGCGGAGCCGAGCTCACGGCGCTGGGAACCCGGGCCCGGTTGGAGGACACCGCACCTGAGCTGGCTGACAAGGTGGCCTCCTACCGTGCCGGTTATTTGTCCGAGGACCGCCGTGAACTGGAGAACGCGCTCTCCGACGGACGGCTGCGCGGGCTGGCGACCACGAACGCCCTGGAGCTCGGCATCGACATCGCCGGGCTGGATGCGGTGGTGATGGCCGGGTTTCCCGGCACCGTCACCTCGTTCTGGCAGCAGGCCGGCCGGTCCGGCCGGCGTGGGCAAGGCGCGCTGATCGTGTTGATCGCCCGCGACGATCCGCTGGACACCTACCTCGTGCACCACCCGGCGGCGCTGCTGGACAAGCCGATCGAGCGGGTGGTGATCGATCCGACCAATCCGCACGTGCTCGGTCCGCAATTGCTCTGCGCCGCCGCCGAATTGCCCCTGACCGAGGCCGAGGTCCGACTGTGGAACGCCGAGGCGGTGGCCGGGACCCTGGTCGACGACGGCTTGCTGCGAAAGCGTCCGGGCGGCTACTTCCCCGCGCCCGGGGTGGATCCACACCCGGCCGTCGACATCCGCGGCTCCAGCGGCGGCCAGATCGCGATCCTGGAGGCCGACACCGGCCGGATGCTGGGCAGCACCGGCGCCGGCCAGGCGCCGGCCGCGCTGCATCCCGGCGCGGTGTATCTGCATCAGGGCGAGACCTATCTGGTGGACTCGCTGTCCTTCGAGGACGGTGTGGCGTTCGTGTACGCGGCTGACCCCGGCTACACCACCTTCGCCAGGGAGCTGACCGACATCTCGGTCACCGGTCCCGGCGAACGCAAGACGTTCGGTCCGGTGACCGTCGGGCTGGTTCCGGTGTCGGTCACCAACACCGTCGTCGGCTACCTGCGCCGGCGGATGGACGGCGAGGTCATCGATTTCGTGGAGCTTGACATGCCGCCGAGCACCCTGGACACCATGGCGGTGATGTGCACCATCACCCCGGAGGCATTGCAGGACAGTGGCATTGACCCGCTCGCCGTACCGGGCAGCTTGCACGCCGCCGAACACGCGTCGATCGGGCTGTTGCCGTTGGTGGCCAGCTGCGACCGGGGCGACATCGGTGGGGTATCGACGGCCGTGGGGCCGGTGGACGGGCTGCCGTCGATCTTCGTCTACGACGGCTATCCGGGCGGTGCGGGCTTCGCCGACCGCGGATTCCGTAGGTTGAGTACGTGGTGGGGCGCGACGGCCGACGCGATCGAGGCCTGCGAGTGCCCGCAGGGTTGCCCCTCGTGCGTGCAGTCACCGAAGTGCGGCAACGGCAACGACCCGTTGGACAAAACGGGCGCAGTGAAAGTGCTCCGCCTGGTGCTCGGCGCGCTGAGTACTTCCTCAGCGTGA